In one window of Camelina sativa cultivar DH55 chromosome 15, Cs, whole genome shotgun sequence DNA:
- the LOC104748960 gene encoding glutathione S-transferase T3-like translates to MASNNTPNSQSQSYFSLLNFPYDSFAPNDAVVGNGQKAGSFWNRIGDFYGTSSHVRGGAEPRLPEHCRQRWQKISKEVSQFCGAFAEAEGEKASGMNDVDVLQNAHQIYTKLYKKKFAMEYAWTVLRFEQKWGNLETMNPTPKTTSSNKRKADDAAGSTGSVVGEHESRPPGIKATKKLRNKGKAKATPSLEFSQMFELKQKDLEGMKQLQKMSILDTLIAKNETLDEDEKALKKKLMAELF, encoded by the exons ATGGCATCAAACAATACTCCTAACAGCCAGTCTCAATCCTATTTTAGCCTACTAAACTTCCCCTATGACAGCTTTGCTCCCAAT GATGCAGTAGTTGGGAATGGCCAAAAGGCAGGGTCCTTTTGGAACCGTATAGGAGACTTTTACGGTACAAGTAGTCATGTACGTGGTGGTGCTGAGCCTAGGCTCCCTGAACATTGTAgacaaagatggcaaaaaaTCAGTAAGGAGGTGAGCCAATTCTGTGGAGCTTTTGCGGAGGCAGAGGGTGAGAAAGCTAGTGGGATGAACGATGTAGACGTTTTACAAAATGCTCACCAAATCTACACGAAGctgtacaagaagaagtttgcTATGGAGTATGCGTGGACTGTGCTACGATTTGAACAGAAATGGGGAAACCTAGAGACTATGAACCCCACCCCAAAGACAACCAGTTCGAATAAAAGGAAAGCTGATGATGCTGCTGGATCGACAGGTTCTGTCGTTGGTGAGCACGAGAGCAGACCTCCGGGCATAAAGGCTACAAAAAAACTAAGGAACAAAGGCAAAGCTAAGGCTACACCATCTTTGGAGTTTAGTCAGATGTTTGAGTTAAAACAGAAGGACTTGGAGGGCAtgaaacaactccaaaagaTGTCTATTCTTGACACTCTCATTGCCAAGAATGAAACCCTAGACGAAGATGAAAAAGCGCttaagaagaagctaatggcgGAATTGTTTTAA
- the LOC104748961 gene encoding glutathione S-transferase T3-like, which translates to MASNNTPNSQSQSYFSLLNFPYDSFAPNVNTSSSQIPAFSSQPSSVPTQPPSQSEETAEQRRERRLWSSQDDLVLISAWLNTSKDAVVGNGQKAGSFWNRIGDFYGTSSHVRGGAEPRLPEHCRQRWQKISKEVSQFCGAFAEAEGEKAIGMNDVDVLQNAHQIYTKLYKKKFAMEYAWTVLRFEQKWGNLETMNPTPKTTSSNKRKADDAAGSTGSVVGEHESRPPGIKATKKLRNKGKAKATPSLEFSQMFELKQKDLEGMKQLQKMSILDTLIAKNETLDEDEKALKKKLMAELF; encoded by the coding sequence ATGGCATCAAACAATACTCCTAACAGCCAGTCTCAATCCTATTTTAGCCTACTAAACTTCCCCTATGACAGCTTTGCTCCCAATGTAAACACTAGTTCGTCTCAAATCCCTGCTTTTAGTTCGCAACCTAGTTCAGTGCCAACTCAACCTCCTAGTCAATCAGAAGAGACAGCAGAACAGCGTAGGGAGAGACGGTTATGGTCTTCACAAGATGACCTAGTCCTGATAAGCGCCTGGTTAAACACATCGAAGGATGCAGTAGTTGGGAATGGCCAAAAGGCAGGGTCCTTTTGGAACCGTATAGGAGACTTTTACGGTACAAGTAGTCATGTACGTGGTGGTGCTGAGCCTAGGCTCCCTGAACATTGTAgacaaagatggcaaaaaaTCAGTAAGGAGGTGAGCCAATTCTGTGGAGCTTTTGCGGAGGCAGAGGGTGAGAAAGCTATTGGGATGAACGATGTAGACGTTTTACAAAATGCTCACCAAATCTACACGAAGctgtacaagaagaagtttgcTATGGAGTATGCGTGGACTGTGCTACGATTTGAACAGAAATGGGGAAACCTAGAGACTATGAACCCCACCCCAAAGACAACCAGTTCGAATAAAAGGAAAGCTGATGATGCTGCTGGATCGACAGGTTCTGTCGTTGGTGAGCACGAGAGCAGACCTCCGGGCATAAAGGCTACAAAAAAACTAAGGAACAAAGGCAAAGCTAAAGCTACACCATCTTTGGAGTTTAGTCAGATGTTTGAGTTAAAACAGAAGGACTTGGAGGGCAtgaaacaactccaaaagaTGTCTATTCTTGACACTCTCATTGCCAAGAATGAAACCCTAGACGAAGATGAAAAAGCGCttaagaagaagctaatggcgGAATTGTTTTAA